The Granulicella sibirica DNA segment GTTGATCTTCTTGAAGTGATCGACATCGCAGAGGATGGTGGAGAACTCTTTTTCTGGGCTAGTCAGCTTTGCAACCTCGGCGGCAAGCTGGGCCATGATTGCTCCGCGATCGAAGAGTTCTGTGAGCGAATCGTGGGTAGCCTTGAAGCGCATTTCTTCACGGGCCTCAATAAGGTGGTCTTCGAGGTTGAGGATGCGCTCGCCGGTGGTGAGGCGCGCCTTGAGTTCGAGAGGATTGCAGGGCTTAGTGAGGTAGTCGTCGGCGCCGGCGCCAAGCCCGGTAAGGAGATCTTCCTTGGTGTCCTTGGAGGTGAGCAACACAGTGTAGATATAGGCCCGGCGCGCACAGGCTCGCACGGCGCGGCAGACGGATGGGCCATCGAGTCCGGGCATCATCCAGTCAAGCAGCGCGAGGCGCGGGCCGTCTTCCTGCGTGAGAATCCGGGCGGCCTCGTCGCCGTCGGATGCTGTCAAGACCTCGTAACCACTCTGCATGAGCATGCGGCGCATCATGGTGCGAGACACGGCGTCGTCGTCGGCGATGAGGATTTTCATGAGACGACCTGCTCTCTGCAGACTTCGTCGAGTGCAGTGAGAACGCGCGGCAGTTCCTCGTTCAGCCTGTCGACATCTTCCTGCGCCTGATCCAGGTTGCCGGAGTCTCCGATCTGTTCGAGATCTGCCGCAATCGAAGAGGCATGAATGGCGGATAGATTGGCTAGGGCTCCCTTCAAGGTGTGAGCAGCCCGCTTGAGACCTTCCGCGTCGCCGGCACGGATGCAGGCGCTTACGGCCTGTAGTTGCCGAGGATAGTCGTTGCGAAAGATGTCGGAGAGTTCGGCTATGAATTCAATGTCACCGTCGATGCGTTCGAGGAGTTCGGTGACGTTGACGGACTCATGGCTCGGAGCGCTCTTGGCTTCGGCTGAAGCTGCTTCGGTCTCGGTTGGGGAGGTCTTTCGTGCCATGTATCCGTCGAGCACCTCGTCGAGTTCGACGGGCCGGATCGGCTTGGAGAGATAGCCGTCCATCCTGGCCGCGATGCAGCGTTCGCGGTCTCCTTTCATGACGAGCGCGGTCATGGCGACGATGGGCTGATGTCCCCCCGTGGTCTGCTCGTGCAGGCGGATCTTCATTGTGGCGGTGATGCCGTCCATCTCAGGCATCTGGACGTCCATGAGGACGAGATCGAAGGGTCCACGGACAACGGAGTTGAACGCCTCGCGGCCATTGTCGACGACGGTGACGGTGTGTCCCCGCTTTTCGAGGAGGCGAACCGCCAGCTTCTGGTTGACGGGATTGTCCTCGGCTAGAAGGATATTCAAGGACTTACTCACGGCTTGCTCCGCTCGCATGGATTTCTGCGTGATCATCGCGGAGTGACCGCGTGCCGTGTTACCGCCGAGCGCTCGCACGATGGCCTGGCGTAGCTCCACCTGACGGACAGGTTTTAGGAGGTAGGCGGCAATGCCGAGTTCCTGGCAGCGGGCGGCATCGCCGCGATGACCACCGGAGGAAAGCATCATGACGGTCGTGTTGGCAAGCGAATGCTCGGGACTCTTGATGATCTCCTGAACGACGGTGAACCCGTCCATCTTGGGCATGTGCATGTCGGTGAGAATGAGCCGGTAGTGCTCGCCGGAAGCACAGGCTTTGGCAACAAGGTCGAGAGCCGCAGGGCCATCGGCAGCCGATGTGGGTTCCAGCCCCCAGGTGCGCATGAGGCCTTCGAGAATGCGGCGGTTGGTCTTGTTGTCATCGATGATGAGGACACGAATGCCGGTGAGGATCTCGGAGGTCGCCGTGTCCTCGGGGCTGCGCTCGAACGGCTCTGCCTTGCGGAGGGGGACGGTGAAGTGGAAGTGAGAGCCTTTGCCGAGCTCGCTCTCGATCCAGATGCGTCCTCCCATGATGTCGATGAGGCGGCGGGAGATCGTGAGTCCGAGGCCTGTGCCGCCGTAGACGCGCGTGGTGGAGGTATCCGCCTGGCTAAAGGACTCGAAGATGGTCTCGAGCTTGTGTGGAGCGATGCCGATGCCGGTGTCAGAGACGGTGAAGTGGAGCTGTTCCCCGAGGCCGCTAGTTGTCTCCGTTACGAGGTGGAGGGAGACTTCGCCTTCCGATGTGAACTTGAGGGCGTTTCCGATGAGGTTGGTGGTGATCTGGCGAAGGCGTCCGGGGTCGCCGAAGACCGCTTCGGGAACGTCGGGGTTGATATCGCAGAGGAGCTCGAGGTTCTTCTCGTCGGCGCGGAGGGCGAGGGTCTTGAGGGTTGATTCGAGGCACTCGCGGATGTCGAAGCGGATATCTTCGAGGTCGACCTTGCCGGCTTCGATCTTGGAGAAGTCGAGGATGTCGTTGATGACGGAGAGGAGCGAGTCGGCCGAGAGCTTCACGGTTTCGAGGTACTCGCGCTGCTCGCGGGTGAGTTCGGTTTCGAGCGCGAGGTCGGTCATGCCGATGACGCCGTTGAGCGGAGTGCGGATCTCGTGGCTCATGTTGGCGAGGAACTCGCTCTTGGCGCGGCTTGCGGCCTCGGCGGCCTGGCGGGCCTCTTCCATCTGGCGCTCGGCGGCCTTGCGCTCGGTCACGTCATGGATGAAGGCCGCGAAGAGGTTGTTCTCGCCCATCCGGATGACAGAGAGGGCCATTTCGGCAGGGAAACGGATGCCGGACTTATGACGGGCAATGATTTCGACACGGCCCTGAAGCGGCGCGTCGGCCTTAGCGGCGAGGAGGCTTAGGAGGCTTTCGTTCCCGCTGTTGCCGACCTCGATCATCTCTGTCGCGGCGCGTCCCATGGCTTCTTCTACGGTCCAGCCGAAGGTGGCGCATGCCTGCGCGTTCCAGTCGGTGAGGATGCCGGCGGGACTGATGCCGAGGAAGGCATCGAAGGTGGAGTCGATGATCATGCGATAACGCTCTTCGCTGCCCTCGAGTTCCTTCTCCTGATGGGAGAACTGGCGATCGACAATAGCGGACAGGAAGACGAGGCAGAGGAGCACCACCGTCACGAGGGCGATGCTAACCGCCCCGAGATCGGAGATGTTGATGGCGTGACGGAGGTCGGCCTGGTTGAGCGGCGCAGGAACGAACCTTGCGGCAGCCATGCCGAGGTAGTGCATTACCGGAATAGCAAAGCCCATCAGGAGGGCGCTAAGGCCCTTGCGCCAAGTGAAGAGAAGGGAGACGTGGCGCGACGCGAAGGTAAGACGGAGGGCTACAAACGCAATGACGACAGCCAATACGATGGACGCCCCGACGAGAGGCATGGAGTAGACGCGGGTGGCGGGCATCCGCATGGCGGCCATGCCGATGTAGTGCATGGCAGCGACGCCGCCGCCCATGCTCAGGCTGCCGATGAATGTGGTGGCCAGGCTGAGGGTCTTGCGGCTGACGGAGTAGAGGGCTATCCCGGATGCGGCGATCGCGGCAGTCAGCGAGAGCAGAACGGTCGGCCAGTCATAAAGGACGGGCATCTGCATGCGGAAGGCGAGCATGCCAATGTAGTGCATGGACCAGATGCCGATGCCCATGGCGACGGCACCGCCACCAAGCCAGGCGAGACGGGCGGCACGGGTGCGGCTCAGTGTGACGCGGCCAGCAAGGTCGAGCGCAGCATACGCAGACAGGACAGCAATAAAGACAGAGAGTGCAACAAAGGCCGGGTCGTAAAAGCCCAGCATCGCGGAACCTTCGCTCATAGGAGCCTCAATCGATCAACATGTGCGGTGGTACGCCATGAGATGACCTGAGCGTTTCATGGGCCGCTGGCACGCAGGAATACCACCTTCGTGCGGGAAAGTACCGCGAAAGTCGGCTGCTCCTTAGGGCGAGTAGCGCTCCGAAGGTTCGGGAAGGTCTCGATTGGTTCTGCACTCGGTACTTGGGAACGCTATTTCCGCCAAAATGCGTCTTCCAGGCCACCTGCTGGGGTGCCAGGACAGGCTTCGATTGCCAATTGCCGGCCAGAGCGTTCCCGAAACGACACTACGGTATTTTGTAGGTGCTCATAATGACCGGGTCGCCAGAACGGCGTTGACGCTACTGTCCAGCGGCCGCGGGCAGAAGGATGCGCAGGAGGTGGGCGGGGCTTGCCGGATCGGGAACGATGGTGGCGCCCTGCGCGGGGTTGAGCCAGAAGATCGCCCCAGCCTCGAGCTTTTCCTTCTTCTCGGGGTCGCCAGTGGCCAGGGAAAGCGGCGTGAGGGCAACGAGGAGTGAAGGCGTGGCGGGTACTTTGATCGGGCATGCGGTGTGCCCGGTGCAGATAATGCGCTCGATCTGTAGATCGATGTCGGTGAACTCCAGGGAATCCTGGTTCTCTCCGAGGCTTTGCGGAGCCTTGCCGCGGAATGGTTCCTTCATTGCGAGCGCAGACTGCTTCAGCTCTACTCGCAGGAAGTCCGAGCTTGTGTCTCCCAGGTTTTCGATGCTGTGGCGTTCGGTTTGCGCAGGACTAACCCGAAAGGCCCCCTTGGTGGTGGGGGGACGTGTGACGGAGGCCGCGTTTTCGCCGGCATGATCGATGCGCAGCGGACCTGAGTCGTTCAGGTAGACGAAGACGGTCGCAAAGCTTGTGTGGTCGTGAACGGGGATCTTTTCGTGAGGTCCGTAGTGCACTCGCATGACCTCGATGGACGGGGTGTCGAGGGCGACGGTGTAATTCTTTGGCAGGGTGGCGACAGGATCCTGGGCGTGGACCGTCGCGGATGCGAGGTTGGCAGCAAGGACCACGAGGAAGAGTCTGCTCCCAAAGTGGAAGCCAGGCATGGGTTTTTTGGGGGAGGATAGGGATTGCAGCATATCGGGACCTACCCACGATCATCCGGCATGCCGTTCGTTCGCGCAACCGGAGAATCGCATTTCATCCGCTACTCATTTGGGTTCCGGCCGGTAACGGTATTCTTAGCTTGCGGCCCCTGGGGCTCTTCATTCCTTTCTGGACAGTGTTCTCTATGCGCTTCAATCCTTGTGCCTTATTGATGTTTGCTGCCGCGACGCCTTTGCTTGCAGGTGCCCAGAACGTTCCGGCGCGCGGTCCGATGGTCGTTGTGATCAGCCTCGACGCCTTTGCTGCAGAAAGCCTGCAGGACCCGACGGAGCCTGCGCCGACCCTGCACGCGCTCATGCGTTCGGGCGCTTACGCGCGCTCCATGCAGCCGATCAACCCGACGGTGACCTGGCCGAACCACACGGCGATGATTACCGGCGTCAACGCGTCGCGCCATCATGTGATCGTGAACGGGCTGATCGAGGGGCAACGTGGTGAGGGAGCGCCCAGGGTGAACGCGGATGCGCCGAAGTCGGAGCTCGTCGCGGTCCCGACGGTCTACGATGCGGCGCACGCGGCGGGGATGACGGCGGCCGAAGTGGATTGGGTGGCGATCCATCAGCCCGGAACGATCGACTGGAGCTTCGCCGAGAAGCCGTCGGCTGACAGCCCTA contains these protein-coding regions:
- a CDS encoding GGDEF domain-containing response regulator, translating into MKILIADDDAVSRTMMRRMLMQSGYEVLTASDGDEAARILTQEDGPRLALLDWMMPGLDGPSVCRAVRACARRAYIYTVLLTSKDTKEDLLTGLGAGADDYLTKPCNPLELKARLTTGERILNLEDHLIEAREEMRFKATHDSLTELFDRGAIMAQLAAEVAKLTSPEKEFSTILCDVDHFKKINDTYGHPVGDEILREVGRRLKIAVREADVVGRYGGEEFLLLLDGCGAGSLSAGADRICRAVSSKPFHTSVGLIQVTISAGALHVGQQGAPHTVENILQKVDAALYRAKEEGRDRFVATGFGPTLLVAS
- a CDS encoding response regulator: MSEGSAMLGFYDPAFVALSVFIAVLSAYAALDLAGRVTLSRTRAARLAWLGGGAVAMGIGIWSMHYIGMLAFRMQMPVLYDWPTVLLSLTAAIAASGIALYSVSRKTLSLATTFIGSLSMGGGVAAMHYIGMAAMRMPATRVYSMPLVGASIVLAVVIAFVALRLTFASRHVSLLFTWRKGLSALLMGFAIPVMHYLGMAAARFVPAPLNQADLRHAINISDLGAVSIALVTVVLLCLVFLSAIVDRQFSHQEKELEGSEERYRMIIDSTFDAFLGISPAGILTDWNAQACATFGWTVEEAMGRAATEMIEVGNSGNESLLSLLAAKADAPLQGRVEIIARHKSGIRFPAEMALSVIRMGENNLFAAFIHDVTERKAAERQMEEARQAAEAASRAKSEFLANMSHEIRTPLNGVIGMTDLALETELTREQREYLETVKLSADSLLSVINDILDFSKIEAGKVDLEDIRFDIRECLESTLKTLALRADEKNLELLCDINPDVPEAVFGDPGRLRQITTNLIGNALKFTSEGEVSLHLVTETTSGLGEQLHFTVSDTGIGIAPHKLETIFESFSQADTSTTRVYGGTGLGLTISRRLIDIMGGRIWIESELGKGSHFHFTVPLRKAEPFERSPEDTATSEILTGIRVLIIDDNKTNRRILEGLMRTWGLEPTSAADGPAALDLVAKACASGEHYRLILTDMHMPKMDGFTVVQEIIKSPEHSLANTTVMMLSSGGHRGDAARCQELGIAAYLLKPVRQVELRQAIVRALGGNTARGHSAMITQKSMRAEQAVSKSLNILLAEDNPVNQKLAVRLLEKRGHTVTVVDNGREAFNSVVRGPFDLVLMDVQMPEMDGITATMKIRLHEQTTGGHQPIVAMTALVMKGDRERCIAARMDGYLSKPIRPVELDEVLDGYMARKTSPTETEAASAEAKSAPSHESVNVTELLERIDGDIEFIAELSDIFRNDYPRQLQAVSACIRAGDAEGLKRAAHTLKGALANLSAIHASSIAADLEQIGDSGNLDQAQEDVDRLNEELPRVLTALDEVCREQVVS